One segment of Marinitoga hydrogenitolerans DSM 16785 DNA contains the following:
- the rpsQ gene encoding 30S ribosomal protein S17: MPKKTLIGEVVSDKMDKTVTVKVERKIKHPIYKKFVKKSKKFHAHDENNECGVGDIVEIEETRPYSKTKTWKVIRIVEKNIFAEKNNETPETVEQVGGDE; encoded by the coding sequence ATGCCTAAAAAAACGTTAATAGGCGAAGTCGTAAGTGACAAAATGGATAAAACTGTTACTGTAAAAGTTGAAAGAAAAATAAAACATCCTATATATAAAAAATTCGTTAAAAAATCAAAGAAATTCCATGCTCACGATGAAAATAATGAATGTGGTGTAGGTGATATAGTAGAAATTGAAGAAACAAGACCATATTCAAAAACAAAAACATGGAAAGTTATCAGAATTGTTGAGAAAAATATTTTCGCAGAAAAAAATAATGAAACACCCGAAACAGTGGAACAAGTTGGGGGTGACGAATAA
- the rpmC gene encoding 50S ribosomal protein L29, with product MKKQVAELINLTDDELKAKLEESKKKLFEMRFQHELGQIKNTASIKMVRRDIARIKTILRQRELGIRR from the coding sequence ATGAAAAAACAAGTAGCAGAATTAATCAATTTAACAGATGATGAATTAAAAGCTAAATTAGAAGAGTCAAAAAAGAAATTATTCGAAATGAGATTTCAACATGAATTAGGCCAGATAAAAAACACTGCTTCCATAAAAATGGTAAGAAGAGACATAGCTAGAATAAAAACAATTCTCAGACAAAGGGAATTGGGTATAAGGAGGTAA
- the rplP gene encoding 50S ribosomal protein L16, with translation MLMPKRYKYRKIQRGKMKGNAKGGTLVDFGEWGLKALEPALITSQQIEACRLAMVRTLKRNGKIWIKIFPDKPITSKGIGTRMGKGKGDVEGWTAVVKPGKILFEIAGTSEELAKEALEYAATKLPIKTKIVPRYHIRGEAK, from the coding sequence ATGTTAATGCCAAAAAGATATAAATATAGAAAGATTCAAAGAGGAAAAATGAAAGGTAACGCCAAAGGTGGAACATTAGTAGATTTTGGTGAATGGGGATTAAAAGCGTTAGAGCCAGCTTTAATCACTTCCCAACAAATAGAAGCATGTAGATTAGCAATGGTTAGAACATTAAAAAGAAATGGTAAAATTTGGATAAAAATATTCCCTGACAAACCAATAACTTCAAAAGGAATCGGAACAAGAATGGGTAAAGGTAAAGGTGATGTAGAAGGTTGGACAGCAGTAGTAAAACCAGGAAAAATTTTATTTGAAATTGCTGGAACTTCCGAAGAATTAGCAAAAGAAGCATTAGAATATGCAGCAACTAAATTACCTATCAAGACAAAAATAGTACCCAGGTACCACATAAGGGGGGAAGCAAAATGA